One Dermatophagoides farinae isolate YC_2012a chromosome 1, ASM2471394v1, whole genome shotgun sequence genomic region harbors:
- the Rad17 gene encoding rad17 checkpoint clamp loader component, with translation MTIMSRWKKGSNSSPLKNNKSQVNKLVFSNASYSPTKRTFDYCNNDDVIPIADNIHQPESSKELAVSKAKLNELKDWMMLYFDHSNHQTKSPFLLLNGPSGSGKTITLKVLARELRIKIEELPVTSMFDNYISTLFVNDDENTTTQNNVIMSYQDGNQMNRMKKFLNNLNRYRNSIYDIRNNKRKILIIKEIPGIFLTKPDLLHEELKSYKMKSNQSAMIVPIVFIISSTAQGENLEQKILPKHIMNLLNFKTITFKPISDTCLSKVIENFPVGNSLNRSQIQEIISVSSGDVRHALNYLQFKYSSSDKNVKRTKKLKYAIRAPRENVNSINCDRNDSLTLSHAIAKILYAKRLETSEEFVIEYIRKYPNCDKSKLRNPLKECKPDEIAELANISYDQLIDWVYENYQDFIHDPYDLEKCSNCLQALCDSTYSGIDNYSERDSFQDIQTSIAIRGMLFNLNGDNYAYKNYIEKPVLSHEKKINQFRSLNPPKTFNLNKILTNYRAKIADLRNSNPSFFQFDNEKNLILDIIPEVQCFHKYFSNNHPHLNFINQLIDFRSLETNSNNCLVSTTGSSSLMEIIEQDDIQIEDDSD, from the coding sequence atgacaATCATGTCTAGGTGGAAAAAAGgttcaaattcatcaccattaaagaataataaaagtcAAGTAAATAAGTTAGTTTTTTCAAATGCATCCTATTCTCCTACTAAACGTACATTTGATTATtgcaacaacgatgatgttATTCCAATAGCCGACAATATTCACCAGCCAGAATCATCCAAAGAGTTGGCTGTCTCTAAAGCTAAATTAAATGAACTGAAAGATTGGATGATGttatattttgatcattcgaatcatcaaacaaaatcaccGTTTTTGCTTTTGAATGGTCCATCTGGATCGGGAAAGACTATCACATTGAAGGTATTGGCTAGAGAattgagaataaaaattgaagaattacCGGTCACATCCATGTTCGATAATTACATTTCGACGTTGTTTgttaatgacgatgaaaacACTACAACACAAAACAATGTCATCATGTCATATCAAGAtggaaatcaaatgaatcgaatgaagaAATTTCTGAACAATTTAAATCGATATAGAAATTCCATTTATGATATAAGGAATAATAAACGCAAAATCCTCataataaaagaaattcCTGGCATTTTTCTAACAAAACCAGATTTATTACATGAAGAATTGAAatcatataaaatgaaatcgaaCCAATCAGCTATGATTGTCCCAATTGTATTCATTATTTCGTCGACTGCTCAAGGAGAAAATttagaacaaaaaatactCCCAAAACACATAATGAATTtgttaaatttcaaaacaatcacTTTTAAACCAATTAGTGACACTTGTTTATCAAAAGTTATCGAAAATTTTCCTGTtggaaattcattgaatagaTCTCAAATTCAAGAAATTATTTCAGTTAGTTCCGGTGATGTTCGTCATGCTTTAAACTACTTacaattcaaatattcatcatcagataaaaatgttaaaagaacaaaaaaattaaaatatgcCATTCGTGCTCCTCGAGAAAATGTTAACTCCATCAATTGCGATCGAAATGATTCATTGACATTATCACATGCCATCGCCAAAATTTTATATGCTAAACGTTTGGAAACTAGTGAAGAGTTTGTGATTGAATATATTCGAAAATATCCCAACTGCGATAAAAGCAAGTTAAGAAATCCATTGAAAGAATGTAAACCAGATGAAATTGCTGAATTGGCCAACATTTCatatgatcaattgattgattgggtatatgaaaattatcaagaTTTTATCCATGATCCATATGATCTAGAAAAATGTTCCAATTGCCTTCAAGCACTTTGTGATTCGACATATTCAGGAATCGATAACTATAGTGAAAGAGATTCATTCCAAGATATTCAAACATCTATTGCCATTCGTGGAAtgttattcaatttaaatggtgataattatgcctataaaaattatattgaaaaaccTGTGCTCAGtcatgaaaagaaaataaatcaatttcgaTCACTGAATCCaccaaaaacattcaatttaaataaaatccTCACTAATTACCGAGCAAAAATTGCTGATTTAAGAAATTCAAATCcctcattttttcaattcgataatgaaaaaaatttaatactGGACATTATACCTGAGGTTCAATGTTTtcacaaatatttttcaaacaatcatCCACATCTGaatttcattaatcaattaatcgattttcGATCATTGGAAACAAACTCCAACAATTGTTTAGTTTCTACAACCGGTTCATCGTCATTGATGGAGATCATTGAACAGGATGATATTCAAATCGAAGATGATTCCGActaa
- the LOC124492028 gene encoding uncharacterized protein LOC124492028, with protein MYFIFGLILILSINVFAVPPENCLVSQQCTSYCQSYGYSFGTCRTRLSISRPIPLLKRFCHCSTCDPKYCQSYCNSIGRKYTSCTCYNFSYDQRFESYFQQRNEYSVANDCNDSVLYCQCGL; from the exons ATGTATTTTATCTTTGGTTTAATATTGATTctttcaatcaatgttttcg ctGTACCACCAGAAAATTGCCTGGTAAGTCAGCAATGTACTTCATATTGCCAGAGTTATGGCTATTCGTTTGGAACCTGTCGTACACGTCTATCTATCAGCCGTCCAATACCATTATTGAAACGTTTCTGTCATTGTTCGACATGTGATCCAAAATATTGTCAAAGCTATTGCAATAGTATTGGAAGAAAATATACATCTTGTACTTGTTATAATTTTTCCTATGATCAACGTTTCGAAAGTTATTTCCAACAACGTAATGAATATTCTGTTGCtaatgattgtaatgataGTGTACTGTATTGTCAATGTGGTTTATAA
- the LOC124492532 gene encoding dual specificity protein phosphatase 22-like: protein MDRIIHGLYIGNIRAAKNHEQLKINSITHILSILDTENSHQIEGIKYLCICLADSPHQNIIKHIPKCNFFIHKARLTGGNVLIHCLAGISRSVTIAAAYLASVTKFNCNETLNLIRNIRQISAPNPGFYKQLLDFETYRLRQERNRIVMEYHFGLIANDEIEIQRL from the exons ATGGACAGG attatcCATGGTCTTTATATTGGTAACATTCGAGCAGCCAAAAATCATGAACAActgaaaatcaattcaattacacATATACTTTCTATTCTGGATACGGAAAATAGCCATCAAATTGAG GGTATCAAATATTTGTGCATTTGTTTGGCGGATTCTCCTCATCAGAACATAATCAAACATATTCCAAAA tgtaattttttcattcataaagcTCGGTTAACTGGTGGAAATGTATTAATTCATTG tTTGGCAGGTATATCAAGAAGTGTAACTATTGCAGCAGCATATCTTGCTTCGGtcacaaaattcaattgtaacGAAACCCTTAATTTAATAAGAAATATTCGACAAATTTCTGCACCAAATCCAGGATTTTATAAACAACTTTTAGATTTTGAAACATATCGTCTACGACAAGAACGTAATCGTATAGTGATGGAATATCATTTTGGTTTAATAGCTAACGATGAAATCGAG atTCAAAGATTATAA
- the LOC124492528 gene encoding tissue alpha-L-fucosidase: MRSSTIILFIINFVIAVQCVHYEPNWKSLDARPLPKWYDQAKIGVFIHFGLFSVPSYVSEWFWDFWRDPSSPYVWQHAQLLRFMRDNFKPNFTYADFGNNFQAEFFNATHWAEVIKKSGARYTVLTTKHHEGFTLWPSSYSFQWNSMALGPKRDIVGEFSAAIRKIGNIHLGLYYSLFEWFHPLYLRDMEHNYTTHEYVRLKARPELEELINTYLPDLLWSDGDAVYNDTYWNSTDILAWLYNDSPVKDVIVTNDRWGTNCHNKHGGFFDGPDRNNPDSLPKHKWESAISVDQFAWGYRREASLDQLLTIDELIHQLLKTISFGGNFLVNAGPSKDGRIMPIFEERLSQLGEWLEINGDAIYESQIYEKCQISKNNQTFYTMKSDAIYGITLEWPHEGSLEFECIDYNDVDQVTMLGSSESIKFGPGSNGTLVKFPKWIPGDTLKYAYSFKFHV, from the coding sequence ATGCGTTCATCAActataattttatttatcataaaTTTTGTCATAGCCGTTCAATGTGTTCATTATGAACCGAATTGGAAATCATTGGATGCTCGCCCATTGCCCAAATGGTATGATCAAGCAAAAATTGGCGTTTTCATACATTTTGGATTGTTTTCCGTTCCTTCTTATGTTTCTGAATGGTTCTGGGATTTTTGGCGTGATCCATCAAGTCCATATGTATGGCAACATGCACAACTTTTACGGTTCATGAGAGATAATTTCAAGCCAAATTTCACATATGCAGACTTTGGAAACAATTTTCAGGCAGAATTCTTTAATGCTACTCATTGGGCAGAAGTTATAAAAAAATCTGGTGCCAGATATACTGTATTGACTACTAAACATCATGAAGGTTTCACCTTATGGCCATCTTCATATTCATTCCAATGGAATTCAATGGCTTTAGGTCCTAAACGTGATATTGTTGGCGAATTCAGCGCAGCCATTCGAAAAATTGGCAACATTCATCTTGGCctttattattctttattcGAATGGTTTCATCCATTATATTTAAGAGATATGGAACACAATTATACTACACATGAATATGTACGATTAAAAGCTCGACCGGAATTGGAAGAATTAATTAATACATATTTGCCCGATCTTTTATGGTCAGACGGTGATGCTGTCTATAATGATACCTATTGGAATAGTACTGATATTCTTGCATGGCTTTATAACGACAGTCCAGTGAAAGATGTAATTGTTACAAATGACCGATGGGGAACAAATTGCCATAATAAACATGGTGGTTTTTTTGATGGTCCTGATCGCAATAATCCAGATTCATTACCCAAACATAAATGGGAAAGTGCCATTAGTGTTGATCAATTTGCATGGGGTTATAGAAGAGAAGCATCTCTTGATCAACTATTAACCATTGATGAATTAATTCACCAACTTTTAAAAACCATCAGTTTTGGTGGCAATTTTCTAGTAAATGCTGGACCTAGTAAAGATGGACGAATAATGCCCATTTTTGAAGAACGTTTATCACAATTAGGAGAATGGCTGGAAATCAATGGAGACGCAATCTATGAAAGtcaaatatatgaaaaatgtcaaatatcaaagaataatcaaacattttataCAATGAAATCTGATGCAATCTATGGAATAACACTCGAATGGCCGCATGAAGGTAGTCTGGAATTTGAAtgtattgattataatgacgTGGATCAGGTTACCATGCTAGGTTCATCGGAGTCAATCAAGTTTGGTCCAGGTTCTAATGGAACATTGgtaaaatttccaaaatggATCCCAGGTGATACATTGAAATATGCATACAGTTTTAAATTTCATGTTTGA
- the Art1 gene encoding arginine methyltransferase 1: MDIDIKNIAVNGESQEKMACSNCGCSELVPVNDTIKADDMTSKDYYFDSYGHYGIHEEMLKDEVRTKAYKNAVMMNRHLFKNKVVLDVGCGTAILCMFAIKAGAKHAIGIECSSIIDVARKIVADNNMSDKITLIKGKAEEIELPAEYPKVDIIISEWMGYCLFYELMLSTVIYARDKWLAPNGMIFPDKARLYITAIEDHQYKDEKINWWDNVYGFNMSAVRDLVISEPLVDLVEPNQIVTNYYKVKEVDLYTVTIDDLTFESNFSLIAKRSDHVHALVTFFSIEFSKSLKTIGFSTSPEHRTTHWKQTIFYIDDYMTIANGEEIVGTFYMAPNLKNRRDMDIKIHVDHRGELEQYNNSFLYKMR; this comes from the exons atggatattgatataaaaa ATATTGCGGTCAATGGAGAATCGCAGGAAAAAATGGCTTGTTCAAATTGTGGCTGTAGTGAATTGGTACCTGTTAATGACACTATCAAAGCTGATGATATGACATCgaaagattattattttgattcatatggACATTATGGAATCCACGAAGAAATGCTGAAAGATGAAGTCAGAACAAAAGCATATAAAAACGCTGTCATGATGAATAgacatttatttaaaaataaagttGTTCTGGATGTTGGCTGTGGAACAGCAATCTTATGTATGTTTGCAATCAAAGCCGGTGCCAAACATGCCATTGGAATCGAATGCAGTTCAATCATCGACGTAGCACGAAAAATTGTTGCTGACAATAACATGTCTGACA AAATTACATTGATCAAAGGCAAAGCagaagaaattgaattgcCAGCTGAATATCCCAAAGtagacatcatcatttctgaATGGATGGGCTATTGTCTATTTTATGAATTGATGTTGAGTACGGTGATTTATGCCCGTGACAAATGGCTG GCTCCAAACGGTATGATATTTCCAGACAAAGCTCGCCTGTACATTACAGCTATTGAAGATCATCAGtacaaagatgaaaaaattaatt gGTGGGATAATGTTTATGGCTTTAACATGAGCGCCGTTCGTGATCTTGTAATCAGTGAACCATTAGTTGATCTAGTTgaaccaaatcaaattgtgACCAATTATTATAAAGTAAAAGAAGTTGATCTTTACACGGTCACCATTGATGATCTCacatttgaatcgaatttcAGTCTGATCGCAAAACGTAGCGATCATGTCCATGCATTGGTAACATTCTTTTCGATAGAATTTAGCAAATCCCTCAAAACTATTGGATTTTCTACTT CACCGGAACATCGTACGACGCATTGGAAACAAACCATattttatattgatgattatatgacCATTGCAAATGGGGAAGAAATCGTTGGAACATTCTACATGGCTCCAAATCTCAAAAATAGA CGTGATATGGATATCAAAATACACGTTGATCATCGTGGTGAATTGGAACAATACAATAATAGTTTTTTGTATAAAATGCgctaa
- the LOC124492527 gene encoding cytosolic non-specific dipeptidase isoform X2 → MRTSFRCDCNIAINGYLWMELSGEIRKIWDYIEQNQDRYVQYLADAVAIPSVSSQKETRPETLNVVQHFKQLLESKGVKCELHTIGDETFPDGTRLPLPPVLCGYIGTDIKKKTLCVYGHLDVQPALLQDGWNTEPFKLVERDGKLYGRGASDDKGPVLAWINMIDAFQTCSAPLPINLKFIFEAMEESGSVGLHQLIKSLKDTFLENVDYFCISDNYWLGQSRPCLSYGLRGNAYFYLEVECAKKDLHSGVYGGAVHEAMTDLIHLMSKLTDEKGNILIPGVWDHVEPFTTDERIELQSIDFDEAAYRDEIGTSRLRFNDKVNILAHRWRFPCLSVHGIEGAFSDPGSKTVIPRKVIGKFSIRLVPNQDPDDITIKVTNYLNEEFKKLNSPNKMSVHRQKSSRPWIADTNSNNFIAGKLAIKNVYGIQPDMTREGGSIPVTLTLQEVTEKSVILLPIGSADDGAHSQNEKINRKNYIYGSKVFAAYIYFLSLL, encoded by the exons ATGCGTACATCTTTTCGATGCGATTGCAACATTGCCATAAATGGCTACTTATG GATGGAATTATCTGGtgaaatcagaaaaatttgGGATTATATCGAACAAAATCAAGATAGATATGTTCAATATTTAGCCGATGCAGTCGCCATTCCAAGTGTATCATCACAAAAAGAAACTCGTCCGGAAACATTAAATGTTGTACAACATTTTAAACAG TTGCTAGAATCCAAAGGTGTTAAATGTGAATTACATACTATTGGTGATGAAACATTTCCTGATGGAACTCGACTACCATTGCCACCTGTTCTTTGTGGTTATATTGGCACTGATATTAAAAAGAAGACATTGTGTGTTTATGGACATCTCGACGTACAACCAGCTCTTTTACAAGATGGTTGGAACACCGAACCATTCAAATTGGTTGAACGCGATGGCAAGCTATATGGCCGTGGTGCTTCTGACGATAAAGGTCCAGTGTTAGCTTGGATCAATATGATCGATGCATTTCAAACCTGTTCGGCCCCATTGCCTATAAATTTGAAA TTTATTTTCGAAGCTATGGAAGAATCCGGCTCCGTAGGATtacatcaattgattaaatcGTTAAAAGATACCTTCTTGGAAAATGTCGATTATTTCTGCATAAGTGACAATTATTGGTTAGGACAATCTCGGCCTTGTTTAAGTTATGGACTTCGAGGAAATGCTTATTTCTATTTAGAGGTCGAATGTGCTAAAAAAGATCTTCATTCAGGGGTGTATGGTGGTGCTGTTCATGAGGCAATGACTGATTTAATCCATCTAATGTCAAAATTAACAGATGAAAAAGGTAATATTTTAATACCTGGTGTCTGGGATCATGTGGAACCGTTTACAACTGATGAACGTATTGAattacaatcaatcgattttgatgaGGCTGCTTATCGTGATGAGATCGGTACAAGTAGATTACGTTTCAATGATAAAGTTAATATTCTTGCTCATCGTTGGCGATTTCCCTGTCTTTCTGTTCATGGAATCGAAGGCGCATTTTCCGATCCTGGTTCTAAAACCGTCATACCTCGTAAAGTAATTGGGAAATTTTCTATACGTTTAGTACCAAATCAAGATCCAGATGATATTACAATCAAAGTTACTAATTATTTAAACGAAGAGTTTAAGAAACTTAACTCACCAAACAAAATGTCGGTGCACAGACAAAAATCCAGTCGACCTTGGATTGCTGATACGAATAGTAATAATTTTATAGCTGGTAAATTGGCCATCAAAAATG TTTATGGCATACAACCGGATATGACTCGTGAAGGTGGATCAATACCAGTCACATTGACTTTACAAGAAGTTACGGAAAAAAGTGTTATTCTCTTACCAATTGGTAGTGCCGATGATGGTGCACATtcccaaaatgaaaaaatcaatcgaaaaaattatatttatgGCTCTAAAGTTTTTGCTGcatacatttattttttatctttaCTTTAA
- the LOC124492527 gene encoding cytosolic non-specific dipeptidase isoform X1, giving the protein MMVTFKTTISLDQLFSLFILYEGIFFSIIYFVSFVMVLSCLLSFILSIPFESVHLFKFTMDHQRLIIVILLFLLSNHYHLAVAQDTIFAKGGTCLYKIGKQWQECMDQQSERLTYERDNLEPVYTRAALTESVNRISCCAYYEFLDCIEYAARQHCPHEKHDMIAYSRQLGSAVPSDICHEQFPRQIIECSGHIQRYSSGASSIFYLSSLLTLFRICLERIWPDFQRCRDRQREHHQYGRYSSGFFFTSTDVYQPKYKVECCSYWELLECVHRAAKIYCTDDDVDLKKLDQALETFGLNVPLYICTEEYPKGSLRCKIRSWFIMTIVMELSGEIRKIWDYIEQNQDRYVQYLADAVAIPSVSSQKETRPETLNVVQHFKQLLESKGVKCELHTIGDETFPDGTRLPLPPVLCGYIGTDIKKKTLCVYGHLDVQPALLQDGWNTEPFKLVERDGKLYGRGASDDKGPVLAWINMIDAFQTCSAPLPINLKFIFEAMEESGSVGLHQLIKSLKDTFLENVDYFCISDNYWLGQSRPCLSYGLRGNAYFYLEVECAKKDLHSGVYGGAVHEAMTDLIHLMSKLTDEKGNILIPGVWDHVEPFTTDERIELQSIDFDEAAYRDEIGTSRLRFNDKVNILAHRWRFPCLSVHGIEGAFSDPGSKTVIPRKVIGKFSIRLVPNQDPDDITIKVTNYLNEEFKKLNSPNKMSVHRQKSSRPWIADTNSNNFIAGKLAIKNVYGIQPDMTREGGSIPVTLTLQEVTEKSVILLPIGSADDGAHSQNEKINRKNYIYGSKVFAAYIYFLSLL; this is encoded by the exons atgatggtAACCTTCAAAACGACAATATCATTGGATCAATTGTTTTCcctatttattttatatgagggaatttttttttctatcatttattttgtttctttcgtCATGGTTTTATCTTGTCTGTTGTCATTCATTCTGTCCATTCCATTCGAATCGGTTCATTTGTTTAAATTCACGATGGATCATCAACGGTTGATTATtgtgattttattatttttattatcaaatcattatcatctagCTGTTGCTCAAGATACAATTTTTGCTAAAGGTGGTACTTGTCTATATAAAATAGGAAAACAATGGCAAGAATGTATGGACCAACAAAGCGAACGACTAACATATGAACGTGATAATCTTGAACCAGTATATACACGAGCTGCTTTGACCGAATCGGTGAATAGAATTTCTTGTTGTGcttattatgaatttttagaTTGTATCGAATATGCAGCTCGTCAACATTGTCCACATGAAAAACATGATATGATTGCCTATAGTCGTCAATTAGGTTCTGCTGTTCCATCAGATATCTGTCATGAACAATTTCCACgacaaattattgaatgtaGTGGCCATATACAACGATATTCATCGGGCGCATcctcaattttttatttgtcatcattgttgacaTTATT TCGAATATGTTTGGAGAGAATATGGCCAGATTTTCAACGATGTCGTGATCGTCAACgtgaacatcatcaatatggcCGTTATTCATCAGGTTTCTTTTTTACATCAACTGATGTTTATCAGCCTAAATACAAAGTAGAATGTTGTTCATATTGGGAACTATTGGAATGTGTCCATCGTGCAGCCAAAATCTATTGtacggatgatgatgttgatttgaaaaaattagatcAAGCATTGGAAACATTTGGTTTGAATGTACCTTTGTATATTTGTACTGAAGAATATCCGAAAGGTTCTCTTCGTTGTAAAATTCGTTCATGGTTCATCATGACAATCGT GATGGAATTATCTGGtgaaatcagaaaaatttgGGATTATATCGAACAAAATCAAGATAGATATGTTCAATATTTAGCCGATGCAGTCGCCATTCCAAGTGTATCATCACAAAAAGAAACTCGTCCGGAAACATTAAATGTTGTACAACATTTTAAACAG TTGCTAGAATCCAAAGGTGTTAAATGTGAATTACATACTATTGGTGATGAAACATTTCCTGATGGAACTCGACTACCATTGCCACCTGTTCTTTGTGGTTATATTGGCACTGATATTAAAAAGAAGACATTGTGTGTTTATGGACATCTCGACGTACAACCAGCTCTTTTACAAGATGGTTGGAACACCGAACCATTCAAATTGGTTGAACGCGATGGCAAGCTATATGGCCGTGGTGCTTCTGACGATAAAGGTCCAGTGTTAGCTTGGATCAATATGATCGATGCATTTCAAACCTGTTCGGCCCCATTGCCTATAAATTTGAAA TTTATTTTCGAAGCTATGGAAGAATCCGGCTCCGTAGGATtacatcaattgattaaatcGTTAAAAGATACCTTCTTGGAAAATGTCGATTATTTCTGCATAAGTGACAATTATTGGTTAGGACAATCTCGGCCTTGTTTAAGTTATGGACTTCGAGGAAATGCTTATTTCTATTTAGAGGTCGAATGTGCTAAAAAAGATCTTCATTCAGGGGTGTATGGTGGTGCTGTTCATGAGGCAATGACTGATTTAATCCATCTAATGTCAAAATTAACAGATGAAAAAGGTAATATTTTAATACCTGGTGTCTGGGATCATGTGGAACCGTTTACAACTGATGAACGTATTGAattacaatcaatcgattttgatgaGGCTGCTTATCGTGATGAGATCGGTACAAGTAGATTACGTTTCAATGATAAAGTTAATATTCTTGCTCATCGTTGGCGATTTCCCTGTCTTTCTGTTCATGGAATCGAAGGCGCATTTTCCGATCCTGGTTCTAAAACCGTCATACCTCGTAAAGTAATTGGGAAATTTTCTATACGTTTAGTACCAAATCAAGATCCAGATGATATTACAATCAAAGTTACTAATTATTTAAACGAAGAGTTTAAGAAACTTAACTCACCAAACAAAATGTCGGTGCACAGACAAAAATCCAGTCGACCTTGGATTGCTGATACGAATAGTAATAATTTTATAGCTGGTAAATTGGCCATCAAAAATG TTTATGGCATACAACCGGATATGACTCGTGAAGGTGGATCAATACCAGTCACATTGACTTTACAAGAAGTTACGGAAAAAAGTGTTATTCTCTTACCAATTGGTAGTGCCGATGATGGTGCACATtcccaaaatgaaaaaatcaatcgaaaaaattatatttatgGCTCTAAAGTTTTTGCTGcatacatttattttttatctttaCTTTAA
- the LOC124492531 gene encoding GILT-like protein 1: MLNNQVFLYSTFSMITLFICWSWTTAIEQHEQIINNNHSGNNSIKSKVKIDVYYETLCPDSIQFLLHQLVTNYDRIKEKVDLHMYPFGKAQFFESGNSYEFYCQHGPKECRGNMIHCCVLDQNSHDISFPFIKCMEKELYGLRRPDINVVSQKCANWTNIDWKYVDECASGNRGKQLLVEAGRKTKAIKPKISFVPTIIFNEKYSDRIQNQALYGDFVKLIENHYNKNNEHKSE; this comes from the exons atgtTAAATAATCAAGTGTTTTTgtattcaacattttcaatgataacaCTGTTCATCTGTTGGTCATGGACAACAGCAATCGAACAACATGAACAAATTattaacaataatcataGTGGCAATAATAGCATTAAATCCAAAGTTAAAATTGATGTCTACTATGAAACACTTTGTCCAGATTCTATTCAATTCCTATTGCATCAATTGGTAACAAATTATGATCGaattaaagaaaaagttGATCTCCATATGTATCCATTTGGCAAAGCGcag TTTTTTGAATCAGGTAATTCTTACGAGTTTTATTGTCAACATGGACCAAAAGAATGTCGTGGCAATATGATACATTGCTGTGTTCTTGACCAAAATAGCCATgatatttcatttccattcattaaatgtatggaaaaagaattgtATGGATTAAGACGACCAGATATAAATGTCGTTTCACAAAAG TGCGCCAATTGGACCAATATTGATTGGAaatatgttgatgaatgtGCTTCAGGAAACCGCGGCAAACAATTATTGGTGGAAGCAGGTCGTAAGACTAAAGCAATAAAACCGAAAATATCATTCGTTCCGACCATCATTTTTAACGAG AAATATTCGGATCGAATTCAAAACCAGGCTTTATATGGTGATTTtgttaaattgattgaaaatcattacaaCAAGAATAATGAGCATAAAtctgaatag
- the LOC124492530 gene encoding prostaglandin reductase 3, producing MMINDEKYKKLLVNKHSNDIRDSASIVEVDLRPPNNDEILIKNYYSGVNATDMNIMTGRSSIFPKDHVPFGLGLEGLGTIEAIGKNIDPKQFAIGKSGLVFAMPPKTYAEYIYIKPEEFFPVAEMKPEYVALLDCGLTAAIGLDKAGNIKEGETVLMTAAAGGCGHIGVQWAKMKGCKVIGLCSTAEKQSFLESIGCDYIINYKQENLDEVLKEKFPNGIDVIWETYGGSTFEILFKHLAVGGRIVIVGAITGYKTIGFPDISIQNLPIKLLNKSASITGFRFRHYQRFFQKYLDELIELFRTQKLIIRIDMNDFIGVQSSINAIEHLQAGKNVGKVIVQINQQQQQ from the exons atgatgataaatgatgaaaaatataaaaaacttTTGGTTAACAAGCATTCAAATGATATTCGTGATTCTGCTTCTATTGTTGAAGTAGATTTACGTCCaccaaacaatgatgaaatattaatcaagaattattattctggTGTGAATGCTACCGACATGAACATTATGACTGGTCGATCATCGATCTTCCCAAAAGACCATGTCCCATTTGGTTTAGGTCTAGAG GGATTGGGTACAATCGAAGCTATTGGTAAAAACATTGATCCAAAGCAATTTGCTATCGGAAAATCTGGATTAGTATTTGCGATGCCACCCAAAACTTATGCTGAATATATT taCATAAAGcctgaagaattttttccggTTGCCGAGATGAAACCAGAATACGTTGCATTACTGGATTGTGGTCTAACAGCTGCAATCGGACTAGACAAAGCTGGAAACATAAAAGAAGGAGAAACGGTATTGATGACCGCGGCAGCCGGTGGTTGTGGTCATATTGGTGTCCAATGGGCCAAAATGAAAGGCTGTAAAGTGATTGGATTATGTTCGACAGCTGAAAAGCAATCATTTCTAGAATCGATTGGATGCGattatataatcaattacaaacaagaaaatctGGATGAAgtgttgaaagaaaaatttccc AATGGAATTGACGTAATCTGGGAGACTTATGGAGGTTCAACATTCGAAATATTATTCAAACATTTAGCCGTTGGCGGAAGAATTGTTATTGTAGGAGCTATCACTGGATACAAAACAATAGGATTTCCGGATATTTCTATTCAAAATCTTCCAATAAAG ttATTGAACAAATCAGCATCGATAACTGGATTTCGTTTTCGACACTATCAACGtttctttcaaaaatatcttgacgaattgattgaattgtttcGAACACAAAAGTTGATTATACGAATcgatatgaatgattttatcggcgttcaatcatcaataaatgcTATCGAg CATCTTCAAGCGGGAAAAAATGTCGGCAAAGTAATTGttcaaataaatcaacagcaacaacaatag